The sequence AGGAGAACGTCCATGCTTGTCGGCGTACCCACCGAGATCAAGAACCACGAGTACCGCGTCGGCCTGACCCCGGCCGGTGTGCGCGAACTCGCTTCCCATGGCCACCAGGTGCTGGTGCAGCGCGGTGCCGGCCAGGCCATCGGCCTGTCCGATGCCGACTACGAGGCGGCCGGCGCACAGCTGGCCGACGATGCGGCCACGGTGTTTGCGCGGGCGGAGATGATCGTCAAGGTCAAGGAACCGCAGCCGGCCGAGTGCGCGATGCTGCGGCCGGGCCAGGTGCTCTTCACCTACCTGCACCTGGCTCCGGATCCGGCGCAGGCCACCGCCCTGCTCGCCTCCGGCTGCACCGCCATCGCCTACGAGACGGTCACCGATGAACGCGGCGGGCTGCCGTTGCTTGCGCCGATGAGCGAGGTGGCCGGGCGGATGTCGATCCAGGCCGGCGCCCACGCGCTGCAGAAGGCGCAGGGCGGCTCGGGCATCCTGCTCGGCGGCGTGCCGGGCGTCGCCCCGGGCGAGGTGCTGGTGCTGGGCGGCGGCGTGGTCGGCATCAACGCCGCGCGCATGGCGCTGGGCCTGGGCGCTCGGGTGACGGTGCTGGACCGCTCGCTGGAACGGCTGCGCCAGCTCGACGAGCTCTACGGCCCGCAACTGTCCACGGTGTTCTCCACCCGTGACGCGATCGAGGCACGGCTGCCGCACGCCGACCTGGTGATCGGCGCGGTGCTGATCCCCGGCGCCGCCGCGCCCAAGCTGGTGTCACGCGCGCAGCTGGCGCTGATGCGCCCCGGCTCGGTGCTGGTGGACGTGGCCATCGACCAGGGCGGCTGCTTCGAGACCAGCCACCCCACCACCCACCAGGACCCGACCTACGAGGTCGACGGCATCGTCCACTACTGCGTGGCCAACATGCCCGGCGGCGTGGCCCGCACCTCCACCTTCGCCCTGACCCAGGCCACCCTGCCCCACGTGCTGGCCCTGGCCGACAAGGGCGCGCGCCAGGCGCTGCTGGACGACACCGGCCTGCGCAACGGCCTGAACGTCCATGCCGGCCGGCTGACCCACCGCGCGGTGGCGCAGGCACTGGGCCTCGACTACGCGAGGGCGGCCGAGGCACTGGGCTGAGCGCAACCGCCGGCCACGTTTGCCGATGAAGCCCGCCGGATGCGCGCTGATCGCGGCCGTCCGGAACAGCGGGGCGCGACTCACTACAATGCCGGCCCCCACGCAGCACCGGCACCGCAATGGACATTGTCGTCAACGAAGAACTCAAGGCCTACATCGATCCGCTGACCCCGGACGAGCATGAGGCGCTGGAGCGCAGCATCCTGGCCGAGGGCTGCCGCGACGCGCTGGTGCTGTGGGGCAACGTGCTGATCGACGGACACAACCGCTACGGCATCTGCAGCAAGCACGGCATCCCCTTCAACACCGTGCAGAACACCCGCTTCCAGTCGATGGAAGACGTGCACCTGTGGATGATCGAACAGCACCTGGGCCGCCGCAGCGTCTCCGACTTCCAGCGCGGCGTGCTGGCCTTGCGCAAGCGGGCGATCATCGAGGCCCGCCACCACGCCGAGCAGGAACAGCTGCGCCGCGAGAGCGAAGGCGAGGCGCCGGCCGAAACCGAGGACGCCGACAGCCCGCCGTGGGAGCCGGCGCCGAAGCTGAGCAAGGCCGACCTCGCCCGCCAGGCCAAGCTCAGCGCCAGCCAGGTGACGATGATCGAGAAGATCCACACCCAGGCCGCGCCAGAAGTGGTGGAAGCCGTGCGCAGTGGCGCGATCTCGATCAGCGCCGCCGCGGTGGTTGCCAGCCTGCCGGAAGAGGAACAGCGCGCGGCCGCACTGGCCGGCAAGGATGAGCTGAAGCAGGCCGCACGCCGCGCGCGCGAAGCGCGGCGCAAGCCCAGGGCGGCCGCGCAGGCAGAGGCCGGTACCGAGGCAAGCGAGCAGACACCGGCAGCCGCCGCCGGCCACGACTACAGCAGCGAACTGCAGGCCCTGCGCCAGCGCGTGTCGCTGCTGGAGGAAGAAAACGCCCACCTGCGCCGCCAGCTGGCCGCGCTGCAGGCCGGGCAGGAAGAACAGGTCGAAGTGGCCGAGGCCTGAGCCATTGCGCTTGTAGCGCCGCCACGGCGGCGTCTACCCTGCGCGCTGGCCGCAACGGAGGCGCGACATGGCATCGGCGACGCAGGAACTGGACGTGTTCGTCCGCGAGGCACTGCTTCGCGGCCACGGACGCGAGGAGATTGGCCAGGCGCTGGTCGCCGCCGGCTGGAGCCGCGAACAGGCCGACAGCGCGCTGGCCAGCTATGCCGACGTGACCTTCCCGATCCCGGTGCCACGGCCACGCGCCTCGCTGTCCGCGCGCGAGGCCTTCCTCTACCTGGTGATGTTCAGCGCCCTGTACTTCACCGCGTACAACCTGGGCAGCCTGCTATTCAAGCTGCTGGAACTGGCCCTGCCCGATCCGGCCGATCCGACCTACCGGCAGTTGCAGCTCGATCATTCGATGCGCTGGTCGATCGCCGCGGTGACCATCGCCTTCCCGGTGTTCGCCTGGGTCTCGCGGCTGGTCAGCCGTGAACTGGCGCGCCAGCCGATCAAGCGCCTGTCCCCGGTGCGACGCTGGCTGACCTACCTGACCCTGTTCCTGGCCTCGTGCATCCTGGTCGGTGACCTGACCACGCTGGTGTACAACCTGCTCGGTGGTGAACTGAGCCTGCGCTTTGTGCTCAAGTTACTGGTGGTCGGGGCCATCGCCGGGAGCATCTTTGGCTACTACCTGCACGACCTGCGCCGCGAGGAAACCGAAGCATGAGCCGCCCTGCCCCCGGCACCATGCTGATGTGGGCGGCCGGGCTGGTGATCGCCACTGCGGTGGTGGTGGGCATCCTCGCCACCGGCTCGCCGCGACAGCAGCGCCTGTTCCGGCTGGACGCCGTACGCACCAGCCACCTGGCCAGCCTGCAGCATGCCGTGCAGTCCTTCCACGAACGCCAGGGCCGCCTGCCTTCCAGCCTGGCCGAGGTCGACGCCCAGCCTGGCATCGGCCTGGAGCTGCTCGATCCCGGCGACCACCCGCCGTATCGCTATAGCGCCCTCGATGCCGACCGGTTCGAGCTGTGCGCGGTGTTCGACACCGACACCGCCGCGCGGCCACGACATCTACCGCCGGATGACGGCTGGGCACACGGCATCGGCGAACAGTGCTTTGCGCTGGATGCCCGCCCCCACGGCAGGCGCGCCGATGACAGCGCCATGATCGACGCCGACTAGACTGGCTGGCATGAGTGAATCCACCGGCCCTTCCGCCTCCCCGTCCGTCGATCCCCGCCGCGCCCAGTTGCGCCGCCTGCAGCTGATCGCGCTGGCCATGCTGCTGGCGATGGTCGCCGGCTTCGTACTCAGCCACGTATACGGGGAGCGCGGGATCTGGGCCTGGGTGGCCGCGTTCTGCGAGGCCGCCACGGTCGGTGCGCTGGCCGACTGGTTTGCGGTGGTGGCGCTGTTCCGCCATCCACTGGGCCTGCCGATCCCGCACACGGCCATCATTCCGCACAACAAGGCGCGCATCGCCGACAGCCTGGCGGTGTTCGTGCGTGACCATTTCCTCGAGCCGCAGGCACTGCTGGCGCGGTTGCAGGTATTCGATCCCGCCACCCGGCTGGGGCAATGGATCTCCGAGCCCGAGCAGGCCAGGAAGCTGGCCGGGCTGGCGCGCGGCTGGACCCTGCAGGCGCTGGACCTGCTCGACGAGACCGCCGTGCGCCGGGCGATCCAGGGCTTCGTGGTCGAGCAGCTGCGCAACTGGAACGCGGCGGGCACCGCCGGGGAGCTGCTGACCGCACTGACCGCCGACAACCGCCACCAGCGCGTGCTCGACGAAGGCCTGCGCCGCATTGCCGACTGGCTGGACGACGAATCGATCAAGCAGCGCGCCTCAGCGCTGATCGTGCGTTACATCCGCAAGGAGTGGCCGACCCTGGCCAGCACCGTGGACTGGGTCAAGCCGATCGACGAGATCGGCGACAGCCTGGCCGAGCGCCTGGCCAGCGCCGCGCTGGAGGAACTGCAGCAGGTGCTGTCCGAGCCGGAACACCCGCTGCGCCAGGACTATGCACGCTGGGTCGGCGAATACATCGAGCGCCTGCGCCACGACCCGGAGCTGGCAGTGCAGGTGGATGCGATCAAGCAGCGGATGATCGACCACCCCGCCGTGCAGGACTATGTCTCCAGCCTGTGGCGGCGCATCCACGACGCGCTGCGCGAGGACCTCGAACGCCCCGACTCGGCCCTGGCCGGGCACCTGGAACGCGGCCTTGTATCGCTGGGCAAGGCCCTGGGCCGCGACGCCGCACTGCGCGACGCGCTCAACCAGCACATGCTCAGCGGCGCGGAGCGACTGACCGTGCGCCTGCGCAGCAGCGTCACCGAACACATCTCGCAGACGGTCAAGGGCTGGGACGAGCGCAAGCTGGTCGAGCAGCTGGAACTGAGCGTGGGCCGCGACCTGCAGTACATCCGCTTCAACGGCACCCTGGTCGGCGGCCTGATCGGCCTGATCCTGCACGCGCTGACCGGCTGGCTCCGGTTCTAACCAGCCCCTGCCGCCGGGCGCTGCCGGTGCAGTAAGCTTCGCCGGATAAGGGAGGGATCCAATGAAATTCAAGCTCATGGTGCTTGCCACCTGCGCGCTGGCGGCCGAGGCCAGCGC is a genomic window of Stenotrophomonas sp. Marseille-Q4652 containing:
- the ald gene encoding alanine dehydrogenase, with protein sequence MLVGVPTEIKNHEYRVGLTPAGVRELASHGHQVLVQRGAGQAIGLSDADYEAAGAQLADDAATVFARAEMIVKVKEPQPAECAMLRPGQVLFTYLHLAPDPAQATALLASGCTAIAYETVTDERGGLPLLAPMSEVAGRMSIQAGAHALQKAQGGSGILLGGVPGVAPGEVLVLGGGVVGINAARMALGLGARVTVLDRSLERLRQLDELYGPQLSTVFSTRDAIEARLPHADLVIGAVLIPGAAAPKLVSRAQLALMRPGSVLVDVAIDQGGCFETSHPTTHQDPTYEVDGIVHYCVANMPGGVARTSTFALTQATLPHVLALADKGARQALLDDTGLRNGLNVHAGRLTHRAVAQALGLDYARAAEALG
- a CDS encoding DUF445 family protein, with protein sequence MSESTGPSASPSVDPRRAQLRRLQLIALAMLLAMVAGFVLSHVYGERGIWAWVAAFCEAATVGALADWFAVVALFRHPLGLPIPHTAIIPHNKARIADSLAVFVRDHFLEPQALLARLQVFDPATRLGQWISEPEQARKLAGLARGWTLQALDLLDETAVRRAIQGFVVEQLRNWNAAGTAGELLTALTADNRHQRVLDEGLRRIADWLDDESIKQRASALIVRYIRKEWPTLASTVDWVKPIDEIGDSLAERLASAALEELQQVLSEPEHPLRQDYARWVGEYIERLRHDPELAVQVDAIKQRMIDHPAVQDYVSSLWRRIHDALREDLERPDSALAGHLERGLVSLGKALGRDAALRDALNQHMLSGAERLTVRLRSSVTEHISQTVKGWDERKLVEQLELSVGRDLQYIRFNGTLVGGLIGLILHALTGWLRF
- a CDS encoding plasmid replication/partition related protein codes for the protein MDIVVNEELKAYIDPLTPDEHEALERSILAEGCRDALVLWGNVLIDGHNRYGICSKHGIPFNTVQNTRFQSMEDVHLWMIEQHLGRRSVSDFQRGVLALRKRAIIEARHHAEQEQLRRESEGEAPAETEDADSPPWEPAPKLSKADLARQAKLSASQVTMIEKIHTQAAPEVVEAVRSGAISISAAAVVASLPEEEQRAAALAGKDELKQAARRAREARRKPRAAAQAEAGTEASEQTPAAAAGHDYSSELQALRQRVSLLEEENAHLRRQLAALQAGQEEQVEVAEA
- a CDS encoding DUF5671 domain-containing protein → MASATQELDVFVREALLRGHGREEIGQALVAAGWSREQADSALASYADVTFPIPVPRPRASLSAREAFLYLVMFSALYFTAYNLGSLLFKLLELALPDPADPTYRQLQLDHSMRWSIAAVTIAFPVFAWVSRLVSRELARQPIKRLSPVRRWLTYLTLFLASCILVGDLTTLVYNLLGGELSLRFVLKLLVVGAIAGSIFGYYLHDLRREETEA